One part of the Candidatus Flexicrinis affinis genome encodes these proteins:
- a CDS encoding methyltransferase has protein sequence MIVDIGPGSGAVAITVAAHCPQADVHARRHQRRRARRGARQRDPQHGVTLTFHHGDLLAPIHDAGLQVDVLLANLPYIDSGCCRRWTSAAMNRRWRSMAVGRVGRGAPVTGTSATRAGAGRARAAGDRRRSGSGRGDLARAALPDAQVDVVKDLAGLDRIVRAVRVPRTG, from the coding sequence GTGATCGTCGACATCGGCCCAGGCAGCGGCGCGGTTGCGATTACAGTCGCCGCTCACTGCCCGCAGGCCGACGTGCACGCCCGTCGACATCAGCGCCGCCGCGCTCGACGTGGCGCGCGGCAACGCGACCCTCAACACGGGGTTACGCTCACGTTTCACCACGGCGATTTGCTCGCGCCGATCCACGACGCCGGGCTGCAGGTCGACGTGCTGCTGGCGAACCTGCCGTACATCGACAGCGGCTGCTGCCGGCGTTGGACGTCAGCCGCCATGAACCGGCGCTGGCGCTCGATGGCGGTCGGACGGGTTGGACGTGGTGCGCCGGTTACTGGCACAAGCGCCACACGTGCTGGCGCCGGACGCGCTCGTGCTGCTGGAGATCGGCGCAGATCAGGGAGCGGGCGAGGTGATCTGGCGCGTGCCGCCCTGCCTGACGCGCAGGTCGATGTCGTGAAAGATTTGGCGGGCTTGGATCGGATCGTCCGCGCGGTTAGGGTTCCACGCACGGGATGA
- a CDS encoding SDR family oxidoreductase yields MTDSFLKSLFDLTGQVAVVTGGTGVLGGAMARGLAQTGAKVAVLGRRREAADAVVTQIEAAGGTALATPADVLDRASLEAAREAIVQAWGGIDILVNGAGGNVPAATVGPDGSFFDVPADAFRSALDLNLTGTLLPSQVFGAVMAGRGSGSIVNISSMAAHRALTRVVAYGAAKAAVENFTRWLAVELAQKVGAGLRVNAIAPGFFVGEQNRRLLLNEDGTLTARGGTIIAHTPAGRFGEPEDLLGALLYLAGPASRFVTGTVLIVDGGVNAFSGI; encoded by the coding sequence ATGACCGACTCATTCCTGAAATCGCTGTTCGATCTGACCGGGCAAGTGGCGGTCGTCACCGGCGGGACCGGCGTGTTGGGCGGGGCGATGGCGCGCGGACTGGCACAGACGGGGGCGAAGGTCGCCGTTTTGGGCCGCCGCCGTGAAGCTGCCGACGCGGTCGTGACTCAGATCGAAGCGGCGGGCGGCACGGCCCTCGCCACGCCGGCCGACGTGCTCGACCGCGCCTCGCTGGAAGCGGCCCGCGAGGCCATCGTTCAAGCGTGGGGCGGCATCGACATCCTTGTCAACGGGGCCGGCGGCAACGTCCCCGCGGCGACCGTTGGGCCGGATGGCTCGTTCTTCGACGTGCCGGCGGACGCCTTCCGCAGCGCGCTTGACCTGAACCTAACCGGCACGCTGCTGCCCTCGCAGGTGTTCGGTGCGGTGATGGCCGGACGTGGCAGCGGCAGCATCGTCAACATCTCGTCGATGGCGGCGCACCGCGCGCTGACTCGCGTCGTGGCATACGGCGCGGCCAAAGCCGCCGTCGAGAACTTCACCCGATGGCTGGCGGTCGAGCTGGCGCAGAAGGTCGGCGCGGGGCTGCGTGTCAACGCCATCGCGCCCGGCTTCTTCGTGGGCGAACAGAACCGGCGCCTGCTGCTTAACGAGGACGGCACGCTCACGGCACGCGGCGGGACGATCATCGCGCATACACCAGCGGGGCGTTTTGGCGAACCCGAAGACCTGCTCGGCGCGCTGTTGTATCTCGCGGGGCCGGCCAGTCGATTCGTCACCGGCACCGTGCTGATCGTGGACGGCGGGGTCAACGCGTTCAGCGGGATCTAG
- the rsmI gene encoding 16S rRNA (cytidine(1402)-2'-O)-methyltransferase translates to MTGTLYLVPTPIGNLEDITLRALRILKSAALIACEDTRTSRVLLNHFEIDTPLTSYHEHNKLVKLDAILDVLDTGDVALISDAGTPGLSDPGFELVRAAVERGYPVVPLPGASAVITALVGSGLPTDSFVYLGFLPRKHLSDYFAGLRDERRTMICYESPHRLTDALDAIVAGIGPDRPVVVARELSKKFEEFVRGTAAEVREHMRQQPPRGEITLLIGGAPAEALHWDADQVRAAFKARLDAGDSRSAAAKQVAAESGWKKNDVYALDV, encoded by the coding sequence ATGACCGGCACCCTTTACCTTGTCCCTACGCCCATCGGCAATCTCGAGGACATCACCCTTCGCGCGCTGCGAATTCTGAAGTCCGCCGCGCTGATTGCCTGTGAGGATACGCGCACAAGCCGTGTCCTGCTTAATCACTTCGAAATCGACACGCCGCTGACCAGCTATCACGAGCACAACAAGCTGGTCAAACTCGACGCCATCCTCGATGTCCTCGATACCGGCGATGTCGCGCTGATCAGCGACGCCGGCACGCCCGGACTCAGCGATCCGGGCTTCGAGCTGGTGCGCGCCGCCGTCGAGCGCGGCTATCCGGTCGTGCCGCTACCCGGCGCCAGCGCGGTCATTACAGCGCTGGTCGGCTCGGGCCTGCCAACCGACTCGTTCGTGTACCTCGGATTTCTACCGCGCAAGCACCTGAGCGACTACTTCGCTGGCCTCAGAGATGAGCGCCGCACGATGATCTGCTATGAAAGCCCGCACCGTCTGACCGACGCGTTGGACGCGATTGTCGCCGGGATCGGACCCGATCGGCCGGTCGTGGTGGCGCGCGAGCTGTCAAAGAAGTTCGAGGAGTTTGTGCGCGGCACCGCGGCCGAAGTTCGCGAACACATGCGCCAGCAGCCCCCACGCGGGGAGATCACACTCCTGATCGGCGGCGCGCCGGCCGAGGCGCTGCATTGGGACGCCGATCAGGTACGCGCGGCGTTCAAGGCGCGCCTCGACGCCGGCGACAGCCGGTCGGCCGCAGCCAAGCAGGTCGCCGCCGAAAGCGGCTGGAAGAAGAACGACGTCTATGCACTCGACGTTTAA
- a CDS encoding L,D-transpeptidase, with product MVAYDGDTPVFATLIASGLPGTDTNEGLFRVWADLPQDRMSGFAGAPNAYDLSGVPWVMYFDDSISLHGTYWHDNFGYRRSRGCVNLSISDARWVFEWSQEGYRQQGIDRTSRETPGIYVLVWSSGEYRATGAATK from the coding sequence ATGGTCGCCTATGACGGCGATACGCCCGTGTTCGCCACGTTGATCGCGTCCGGCCTGCCCGGCACCGACACCAACGAGGGTCTGTTCCGCGTGTGGGCCGATCTGCCGCAGGACCGCATGAGCGGGTTCGCCGGCGCGCCCAACGCTTACGACCTCAGCGGCGTGCCGTGGGTGATGTACTTCGACGACTCGATCAGCCTGCACGGCACGTACTGGCACGACAACTTCGGCTACCGCCGCAGCCGCGGGTGCGTCAACCTGAGCATCAGCGATGCACGCTGGGTGTTCGAGTGGTCGCAGGAAGGTTACCGCCAGCAGGGTATCGACCGCACGAGCCGCGAGACGCCCGGCATCTACGTTCTGGTGTGGAGCAGCGGAGAGTATCGCGCCACCGGCGCCGCCACGAAGTAG
- a CDS encoding phosphotransferase: MSDFEHLNDSQRAEAMLNAARSALAAWGWRDANASLLSLRSNAVYRVERGGQQAVVRVHWPGRKSQARIDSELALLAHLGGLGINAPRPLAASVRVSLTEHTPAICTLVAWQDGETVPVDQFMPRTRCGGGIGHRRAARRGALVRSTRRLRPSHARHRRAVRRELAVSAGRGRTGAARADPRRARRRDRTHTSGVRPATRSGRGEAAHPRRPQARQPAVRCRPGRLPRF, translated from the coding sequence ATGTCCGATTTCGAACATCTCAATGACTCGCAGCGCGCGGAGGCCATGCTCAACGCCGCACGATCCGCGCTGGCGGCGTGGGGCTGGCGAGACGCGAATGCAAGCCTGCTCAGCCTGCGCAGCAACGCCGTGTATCGCGTAGAGCGTGGCGGGCAGCAGGCGGTCGTGCGCGTGCATTGGCCGGGTCGCAAGTCGCAGGCGCGAATCGACTCCGAACTGGCGCTATTGGCGCATCTCGGTGGGTTGGGAATCAACGCGCCTCGACCGCTGGCAGCGTCCGTGCGCGTTTCACTTACTGAGCACACGCCGGCGATCTGCACGCTGGTCGCGTGGCAGGACGGCGAGACAGTGCCGGTCGATCAGTTCATGCCCCGAACACGCTGCGGCGGCGGGATCGGCCATCGCCGCGCTGCACGCCGCGGCGCGCTCGTTCGATCCACCCGCCGGCTTCGACCGTCCCACGCTCGACATCGCCGGGCTGTTCGGCGCGAACTCGCCGTATCAGCCGGACGCGGCCGGACAGGCGCTGCTCGAGCCGATCCAAGACGTGCTCGACGCCGTGATCGAACGCACACAAGCGGTGTTCGACCGGCAACGCGCAGCGGGCGCGGCGAAGCAGCTCATCCACGCCGACCTCAAGCCCGACAACCTGCTGTTCGATGCCGGCCGGGTCGGCTTCCTCGATTTTGA
- a CDS encoding phosphotransferase has protein sequence MFDRQRAAGAAKQLIHADLKPDNLLFDAGRVGFLDFDDCAWGWPLYDLAPMLLFLRTNPEYGAIKAALWESFAGSALDNTTGADLETLAAARYATSCRWVAVHHDHPSYRGKVPGILAGRASELRRYIERGAL, from the coding sequence GTGTTCGACCGGCAACGCGCAGCGGGCGCGGCGAAGCAGCTCATCCACGCCGACCTCAAGCCCGACAACCTGCTGTTCGATGCCGGCCGGGTCGGCTTCCTCGATTTTGACGACTGCGCGTGGGGTTGGCCGCTGTACGATCTCGCGCCGATGCTGCTGTTCCTGCGCACCAATCCGGAGTACGGCGCGATCAAGGCGGCGCTGTGGGAGAGTTTCGCCGGCAGCGCGCTGGACAACACGACCGGCGCCGACCTCGAAACACTGGCCGCGGCGCGCTACGCGACCTCCTGCCGGTGGGTGGCTGTGCATCACGATCACCCGTCGTACCGCGGCAAGGTGCCGGGCATCCTCGCGGGGAGAGCGTCGGAATTGCGCCGGTATATCGAGCGCGGCGCCCTATGA
- a CDS encoding LCP family protein encodes MRGVPGWMFILSVLALVGATALCSVVAYGAAQQFAVDAGERGIDTAAISFDVFREQLPTQTPTLTPTVTPTPEPTSTPEPGVTFTPAPPTEEPTPDPLAGIPELDDPTRKTILLLGIDERSGFDTERAYRSDTIILINVDPARKRVGVLSIPRDMYVSIPGQAQNQRINTANYVGDLSNYPGGGGPALAAETIRQTFGIRVDNYIRINFDVFETVVDSLAPQGIEVCPTEAIDDPKYPDAGYGTITVHFDPGCQRLNAERLLQYARTRATQGGDFDRARRQQEVLKAAQAEFLSLGGIANFVTQAVPLYHALIDSIKTDLSLDELLALARLAGEIPRENITTGVIDNRYVSFAKDPTGADVLVPNIGAVRGLIQDVFNPQPSRTLAELRTLAENEGATISVYNGTDIAGLAGQTRDWLISRQVRVEPSVGNLPTPDNGPTRIRDYTGKRWTARYLAALMGIPEDRIEAGVDGLVSADVLVVAGGDIQPLLAGEPATPAP; translated from the coding sequence ATGCGCGGTGTCCCCGGTTGGATGTTCATCTTGAGCGTGCTGGCGCTGGTCGGCGCGACGGCCTTGTGCTCGGTCGTGGCATACGGCGCGGCACAGCAGTTCGCCGTCGACGCGGGCGAGCGCGGCATCGACACGGCGGCCATCTCGTTCGACGTGTTCCGTGAACAGCTCCCGACGCAGACGCCGACACTGACCCCCACCGTCACGCCGACGCCGGAACCGACCAGTACGCCGGAACCGGGCGTGACGTTTACGCCGGCGCCGCCCACCGAGGAGCCGACCCCCGATCCGCTAGCCGGCATCCCGGAGCTTGACGACCCGACCCGCAAGACGATCCTGCTGCTTGGCATCGACGAGCGTTCCGGCTTCGACACCGAGCGCGCCTATCGCAGCGACACGATCATCCTGATCAACGTCGACCCGGCACGCAAGCGCGTGGGCGTGCTGAGCATCCCGCGTGACATGTACGTCAGCATCCCCGGGCAGGCGCAGAATCAGCGCATCAACACCGCCAACTATGTCGGCGACCTGAGCAATTATCCGGGCGGTGGCGGTCCCGCGCTGGCCGCAGAGACGATCCGCCAGACGTTCGGCATCCGTGTCGACAACTACATCCGCATCAACTTCGACGTGTTCGAGACCGTCGTGGATTCGCTCGCACCGCAGGGCATCGAAGTGTGCCCGACCGAAGCGATCGACGATCCCAAGTACCCCGATGCCGGATATGGCACGATCACAGTGCATTTCGACCCCGGCTGTCAGCGCTTGAACGCCGAACGCCTGCTGCAGTATGCCCGCACGCGCGCCACCCAAGGCGGCGACTTCGACCGCGCACGCCGCCAGCAGGAAGTGCTGAAGGCGGCGCAGGCCGAGTTCCTGAGCCTCGGCGGAATCGCCAACTTTGTCACGCAGGCCGTGCCGCTGTACCACGCGTTGATCGACAGCATCAAGACCGACCTGTCGCTGGACGAACTGCTGGCGCTCGCCCGCCTCGCCGGTGAGATCCCGCGCGAGAACATCACGACCGGCGTGATCGACAATCGCTACGTCAGCTTCGCCAAAGATCCGACCGGCGCGGACGTGCTGGTGCCGAACATCGGCGCGGTGCGCGGCCTGATCCAAGACGTGTTCAACCCGCAGCCCTCCCGCACGCTGGCCGAGCTGCGCACGCTGGCCGAGAATGAAGGCGCGACAATCAGCGTCTACAACGGTACCGATATCGCCGGGCTGGCCGGCCAAACGCGCGACTGGCTGATTAGCCGGCAGGTGCGTGTCGAGCCGTCGGTGGGCAACCTGCCGACACCCGACAACGGCCCGACCCGCATCCGCGATTACACCGGCAAGCGCTGGACGGCACGCTATCTGGCGGCGCTGATGGGCATCCCCGAGGATCGCATCGAGGCCGGCGTGGACGGGCTGGTGTCAGCCGACGTCCTTGTCGTGGCAGGCGGGGACATTCAGCCGCTGTTGGCCGGCGAACCGGCTACCCCCGCACCATAG
- a CDS encoding DUF4926 domain-containing protein, whose protein sequence is MIREHDRIVLTTDLPDGRFRAGDIGVVVMIHGDHAGYEVEFFTLTGDTLDVVTVDVEQVRPVSEHEILHARAM, encoded by the coding sequence ATGATTCGCGAACATGACCGTATTGTGCTGACCACGGACTTGCCTGATGGCCGGTTCCGCGCCGGAGACATCGGCGTTGTCGTCATGATTCACGGCGACCACGCGGGTTATGAGGTCGAGTTCTTTACCCTCACCGGCGACACGCTGGATGTTGTCACAGTGGATGTAGAACAGGTACGCCCGGTCAGCGAACACGAAATTCTTCACGCGCGGGCGATGTAG
- a CDS encoding S-adenosylmethionine-binding protein: MTDSQAAYDFAAFVNGQKFGTILADPPWQFQNRTGKVAPEHQRLSRYPTLSLDDIMTLPVCDAAADQSHLYLWVPNALLREGLDVLAAWGFEYKTNLVWHKVRKDGEPDGRGVGFYFRNTTELVLFGVRGKLRTLQQGRTQVNIIKTQKREHSRKPDELYDIVEACSPGPYLEMFARGSRPGWLVWGNQADDYLISWDTYKNNSQTLSMPRNGKVNSQLKLWDSDDGD, from the coding sequence ATGACCGATTCTCAAGCCGCATACGACTTCGCCGCATTCGTGAATGGGCAGAAATTCGGTACGATTTTGGCTGATCCCCCATGGCAGTTTCAGAACCGCACAGGCAAGGTTGCACCTGAACACCAACGCTTGTCGCGCTATCCGACCCTATCGCTCGACGACATCATGACGCTTCCCGTGTGTGACGCCGCTGCCGATCAAAGCCACTTGTACCTCTGGGTTCCGAACGCTTTGCTGCGCGAGGGTCTGGATGTACTTGCTGCATGGGGGTTTGAATACAAGACGAATCTCGTGTGGCATAAGGTCCGCAAGGATGGCGAGCCGGACGGGCGGGGTGTCGGGTTCTACTTCCGCAATACGACCGAACTCGTACTATTCGGCGTCCGGGGAAAACTGCGCACGCTCCAGCAGGGAAGAACGCAGGTCAACATCATCAAGACGCAGAAGCGTGAGCATTCTCGTAAACCGGATGAGCTGTACGACATTGTCGAAGCGTGCAGTCCCGGTCCGTATCTCGAGATGTTTGCCCGTGGTTCACGTCCGGGGTGGCTCGTTTGGGGAAATCAGGCCGACGACTACCTCATTTCGTGGGACACATACAAGAACAACAGTCAGACACTCTCTATGCCGCGAAACGGGAAGGTCAATTCTCAATTGAAACTGTGGGACTCCGACGATGGCGACTGA
- a CDS encoding glycosyltransferase family 39 protein yields MKRVLLETGQFSSGHWPAYPVTLAAGYGLWPDGLLGGRLLQAVYGLTPVAVALFVGRAAFGPRAGLIAGGLCAGLPLLLIYNDYLLTETLYAAVLSAAFAAAQVGMRRLNASRGIGWGVLLGVLFGAAALTRGTLGAALLPVMLVYIVWRYKARAVVYAVAALVALVVTISPWLIYNAQTYGWATLSTRTGRDLYAGNNPWADGSWGSGVAYLDDPASPLYGLTPIEQAQRGTQEAVAWIVRNPVPFAGKGVQAVRYLYELPRQYAYSYREGYYGQSPIARLGWLMPTAVIGVSFAAVMVLFVIGSVAHRAKPAVQLCAVLLLAITGSAFLTYGDNRFLVPFVPLICVPAAAVIAHPRKTFALIGPRARAVTALLIVLLCVNWAVLAIAELSAT; encoded by the coding sequence GTGAAGCGCGTGCTTCTTGAGACGGGACAGTTCTCCAGCGGGCATTGGCCGGCGTACCCGGTCACGCTGGCGGCGGGTTACGGATTGTGGCCAGATGGACTGCTCGGGGGCCGACTGCTGCAAGCCGTGTACGGACTCACGCCAGTGGCAGTCGCGCTGTTCGTCGGGCGCGCGGCGTTCGGCCCGCGCGCGGGCCTGATCGCCGGCGGGTTGTGCGCAGGACTCCCGCTGCTGTTGATCTACAACGACTATCTGCTGACTGAAACGCTGTACGCTGCTGTCTTGTCTGCTGCGTTTGCGGCTGCACAGGTCGGTATGCGCCGATTGAACGCCTCTCGCGGCATCGGATGGGGCGTGCTGCTCGGCGTCCTGTTCGGCGCAGCGGCGCTTACGCGCGGGACGCTCGGAGCGGCCCTGCTGCCCGTGATGCTCGTCTACATCGTATGGCGGTACAAGGCGCGCGCCGTCGTGTATGCAGTGGCCGCGCTGGTCGCGTTGGTCGTCACGATCAGTCCGTGGCTGATCTACAACGCGCAGACGTACGGCTGGGCGACACTGTCAACCCGAACCGGCCGCGACCTGTACGCAGGCAACAATCCATGGGCGGACGGCTCGTGGGGCAGCGGAGTCGCATATCTCGACGACCCTGCAAGTCCGCTCTACGGCCTGACGCCGATCGAACAGGCACAGCGTGGGACGCAAGAGGCGGTCGCGTGGATCGTGCGTAATCCGGTTCCGTTTGCCGGAAAAGGCGTACAGGCCGTGCGCTACTTGTACGAACTACCGCGCCAGTACGCCTACAGCTATCGTGAAGGGTATTACGGCCAATCGCCGATTGCGCGTTTGGGCTGGCTTATGCCGACGGCCGTCATCGGCGTCAGTTTCGCCGCGGTGATGGTTCTGTTCGTGATCGGCAGCGTGGCGCATCGGGCCAAACCCGCAGTCCAGCTATGCGCGGTGCTGCTGCTTGCGATAACCGGCAGCGCGTTCCTGACCTACGGCGACAATCGATTCTTGGTGCCGTTCGTGCCGCTGATATGCGTTCCCGCGGCCGCAGTGATTGCTCACCCTCGAAAAACGTTCGCGCTGATCGGGCCGCGGGCACGCGCGGTCACGGCACTGCTTATAGTTCTGCTGTGCGTCAATTGGGCGGTGCTGGCGATCGCGGAACTCTCGGCCACGTAG
- a CDS encoding dihydrofolate reductase, protein MSKVVYYVAASVDNFIADGDGKVEWLENFGSNVDYGYEAFYASLGAVVMGSKTYMDIFGFGVGWVYPGVDAVVMTRRELPRFPEADRLSFAQGDIGAVIADLKARTDKDIWIVGGGDLAAQAVQAGALDEIQLAIMPILLGRGTPLFAAFDGQLHLTLASHTVFPDGVLMLTYAVRR, encoded by the coding sequence ATGTCGAAGGTCGTGTATTACGTCGCCGCGAGCGTGGACAATTTCATCGCCGACGGTGACGGCAAGGTCGAGTGGCTGGAGAATTTCGGCAGCAACGTCGACTATGGTTATGAGGCGTTCTATGCCTCGCTCGGCGCAGTCGTGATGGGCAGCAAGACGTACATGGACATCTTCGGGTTCGGGGTCGGGTGGGTGTATCCCGGCGTCGACGCGGTCGTGATGACCCGGCGTGAGCTGCCGCGTTTTCCCGAGGCCGACCGGCTGAGCTTCGCGCAGGGGGATATCGGCGCAGTGATCGCCGATCTCAAAGCGCGCACCGACAAGGATATCTGGATCGTCGGCGGCGGCGATCTCGCCGCGCAGGCGGTACAGGCCGGCGCGCTGGACGAGATTCAGCTTGCGATTATGCCGATTCTACTCGGGCGTGGAACGCCGCTGTTTGCCGCGTTTGACGGTCAGTTGCATCTGACTCTCGCGTCACACACCGTGTTTCCCGACGGCGTGCTGATGCTGACGTATGCGGTCAGGCGCTAA
- a CDS encoding DUF2236 domain-containing protein produces the protein MSRYARRDEIAALDPSTDYERIVYLVGAYEFPFATQRSLEFALFKTFAVPSISKLLAQTGEFTTRGQKRYDDTALIVSEIAEHGIDSERGHAAIRQMNRMHRRFDIANDDYLYVLGSFIFEPIRWNPVLAWRPSTEAERLANFYFWREVGTRMGIKDIPATYAEMESFYDAYEAAHFRYSPENAQIAEAAIHVFMNWFPRPLHPLIRSGIVALLDDRMRAAFGFRTPPAWWRWTVRRGLRLNAAITRLLPVRKRPYHFTGQRSRTYPNGYQIDQLGSAP, from the coding sequence GTGAGCCGCTATGCCCGCCGCGACGAAATCGCTGCGCTCGATCCGTCGACGGATTACGAGCGGATCGTCTATCTCGTCGGCGCGTACGAATTCCCATTTGCAACCCAGCGGTCGCTCGAGTTCGCGCTGTTCAAGACCTTCGCCGTGCCGAGCATTTCCAAGCTGCTCGCGCAGACCGGCGAATTCACGACGCGCGGGCAGAAGCGCTACGACGACACCGCGCTGATCGTCTCCGAGATTGCCGAGCACGGCATCGACAGCGAACGCGGGCACGCGGCCATCCGTCAGATGAACCGCATGCACCGCCGGTTCGACATCGCCAACGACGACTATCTCTACGTGCTCGGCTCGTTCATCTTCGAACCGATTCGCTGGAACCCGGTATTGGCATGGCGGCCTTCAACCGAGGCCGAACGCCTCGCCAACTTCTACTTCTGGCGCGAGGTCGGCACGCGCATGGGCATCAAGGACATCCCCGCCACCTACGCCGAGATGGAATCCTTCTACGACGCCTACGAGGCCGCGCACTTCCGTTATTCGCCGGAGAACGCGCAGATCGCCGAAGCGGCCATCCACGTATTCATGAACTGGTTTCCGCGCCCGCTGCACCCGTTGATCCGGTCGGGTATCGTCGCCTTGCTCGACGACCGGATGCGGGCGGCGTTCGGGTTTCGCACGCCGCCGGCATGGTGGCGATGGACGGTGCGGCGCGGGCTGCGCCTAAACGCGGCAATCACCCGCCTGCTGCCGGTGCGCAAGCGACCGTACCACTTCACCGGGCAGCGCAGCCGCACCTACCCGAACGGTTATCAGATCGATCAGCTCGGCAGCGCGCCTTAG
- a CDS encoding GNAT family N-acetyltransferase: protein MLQPNNLLRLVPYTHLIPASEFGWDELARLYNVTRADYIVPMPMDGPRLQEHAHIYDIALDKSVVAIDGWGEPIGLGMLGVREWQAWMTRLGIVPGHRGQGIGTSIVNALLDAAWTTSARSVSLEIICGNDAARALYDRAGFGTRRELLVLRRPPLAPNDFMMRDVHVTTLLPHEIEWLLQRRTDQPTWVNATASLCNVGKLTGLRARTLDGEESWIIFHRDPYMLSHFVFGPWVSADVALALLASMHQVYVKFDTKIEDLPDGSPYWPILKQLGYVLAFRRCELAIDRPAPVA, encoded by the coding sequence ATGTTACAGCCCAACAATCTGCTCCGACTTGTCCCGTACACGCATTTGATCCCCGCGAGCGAATTCGGCTGGGACGAACTGGCTCGCCTGTACAACGTCACGCGCGCTGACTACATCGTGCCAATGCCGATGGACGGGCCGCGCTTGCAGGAGCATGCTCACATCTATGACATTGCCCTCGACAAATCGGTCGTGGCGATTGATGGCTGGGGCGAACCGATCGGGCTGGGTATGCTGGGCGTGCGGGAATGGCAGGCGTGGATGACACGGTTGGGCATCGTCCCGGGTCACCGCGGTCAGGGCATCGGTACGTCGATCGTCAACGCCCTGCTCGACGCCGCATGGACGACGTCCGCCCGCAGTGTATCGCTCGAGATCATCTGCGGCAACGATGCCGCGCGAGCGCTGTACGATCGCGCGGGCTTTGGCACCAGGCGCGAGCTGCTCGTCCTGCGCCGTCCCCCGCTGGCGCCGAATGACTTCATGATGCGCGATGTGCACGTGACGACACTGCTCCCGCATGAAATCGAGTGGTTGTTGCAGCGTCGCACCGATCAGCCGACGTGGGTCAACGCGACGGCCTCGCTGTGCAACGTCGGCAAGCTGACCGGCTTGCGCGCCCGCACACTGGACGGCGAAGAGAGCTGGATCATCTTCCACCGCGACCCGTATATGCTGTCGCACTTCGTATTCGGCCCATGGGTCAGCGCCGATGTCGCCCTGGCGCTGCTGGCATCCATGCATCAGGTCTACGTCAAGTTCGACACCAAGATCGAAGACCTCCCCGACGGCAGTCCGTACTGGCCCATCCTCAAGCAGTTGGGCTACGTGCTGGCGTTCCGCCGCTGCGAACTGGCGATTGACCGGCCCGCCCCCGTGGCCTGA
- the murB gene encoding UDP-N-acetylmuramate dehydrogenase, whose amino-acid sequence MNIHDLPAALTSRFADDPGLARYTAARLGGPAEALIVARDTEDLETIVTAAWAANVPVRVLGGGANVLISDAGVDGLIVINNRTAEIVPRDANTLRVSAGTTLTHLSRTCATLGLRGFEWAVAVPGTVGGAVVNNAGAHGASMADCVVSARVVEPTGAREWTLADLGYAYRHSALKARVDRRFLVTGATLRFSSDSPADISARMNEHNAYRKRTQPPGASLGSVFKNPPGDYAGRLIEACGLKGYAIGGAQVSPVHANFFINAGGNATAADYYALIRHVQAAVEGRFGVRLEPEIELLGRFDAS is encoded by the coding sequence ATGAACATCCACGATCTGCCCGCTGCGCTGACCTCTCGGTTCGCCGACGATCCCGGCCTCGCCCGCTACACTGCCGCGCGCCTCGGCGGGCCCGCCGAGGCGCTCATCGTCGCGCGCGACACCGAAGATCTCGAAACGATCGTTACGGCGGCGTGGGCAGCGAACGTGCCGGTGCGCGTGCTGGGCGGCGGGGCCAACGTGCTGATCAGCGATGCCGGCGTGGATGGATTGATCGTCATCAACAATCGCACAGCCGAGATCGTGCCGCGGGACGCGAACACCTTGCGCGTAAGCGCGGGAACGACCCTGACTCATCTGTCGCGTACGTGCGCAACACTTGGCCTGCGCGGGTTCGAGTGGGCGGTGGCCGTCCCCGGCACGGTCGGCGGCGCGGTGGTCAACAATGCAGGAGCGCATGGCGCGTCGATGGCTGACTGTGTGGTGTCGGCCCGTGTGGTCGAGCCCACAGGCGCGCGTGAATGGACGCTGGCCGATCTTGGTTATGCATACCGGCATTCGGCGCTCAAAGCGCGTGTCGATCGGCGCTTTCTGGTGACCGGCGCCACGCTGCGATTTAGCTCGGACAGCCCGGCCGACATCAGCGCGCGCATGAACGAGCACAACGCGTATCGCAAGCGCACTCAGCCGCCGGGGGCGAGCCTCGGCAGCGTGTTCAAGAATCCGCCGGGCGACTACGCCGGGCGACTGATCGAAGCGTGCGGGCTGAAGGGCTACGCGATCGGGGGGGCACAGGTCTCGCCGGTGCACGCCAACTTCTTCATCAACGCCGGTGGCAACGCGACGGCGGCGGACTATTACGCGCTGATCCGGCACGTGCAGGCCGCTGTCGAAGGGCGGTTCGGCGTGCGGCTTGAGCCGGAAATCGAACTGCTGGGCCGGTTCGACGCATCGTGA